A DNA window from Phoenix dactylifera cultivar Barhee BC4 chromosome 13, palm_55x_up_171113_PBpolish2nd_filt_p, whole genome shotgun sequence contains the following coding sequences:
- the LOC103723035 gene encoding RING-H2 finger protein ATL16-like — MASPPPPHQTPSGDYYYFVVAVAAVAVLLLVWNVIAVGCCSTCSIIEAIRRILRSRGPSAGETNDEQIGELIPVCKYRKEQAQEHECSVCLSVFVDGEDVRQLPNCKHSFHAPCIDMWLYSHSNCPLCRAVVLERPPSRYQTGGGGSGGEASMRRHPIEPMGTAGLIVVLM, encoded by the coding sequence ATGGcatctccacctcctcctcatCAAACCCCTTCAGGCGACTACTACTACTTTGTCGTGGCTGTCGCTGCTGTTGCAGTCTTGCTCTTGGTATGGAACGTGATCGCAGTCGGCTGTTGCTCTACATGCAGCATCATTGAGGCTATTCGGAGAATTCTCCGGTCCCGGGGACCTTCGGCCGGTGAAACCAATGACGAACAGATCGGAGAGCTAATTCCGGTGTGCAAGTATCGCAAAGAGCAGGCTCAAGAGCATGAGTGTTCGGTATGCCTGTCGGTCTTTGTCGACGGGGAAGATGTCCGGCAGCTGCCCAACTGCAAGCACTCGTTCCATGCTCCTTGCATCGATATGTGGCTCTACTCTCATTCCAATTGTCCCCTTTGCCGTGCTGTTGTTCTGGAGCGGCCGCCATCCCGGTACCAGACTGGCGGCGGTGGCAGCGGCGGCGAGGCCTCCATGCGGCGGCACCCAATCGAACCCATGGGCACCGCCGGCTTGATTGTTGTTCTTATGTAA
- the LOC103723027 gene encoding vacuolar protein sorting-associated protein 2 homolog 1-like, giving the protein MSFLFGNRKTPAELLRENKRMLDKSIREIERERQGLQTQEKKLIVEIKKTAKQGQMGAVKVMAKDLIRTRHQITKFYALKSQLQGVSLRIQTLKSTQAMGEAMKGVTKAMGQMNRQMNLPALQKIMQEFERQNEKMEMVSEVMGDAIDDALEGDEEEEETEELVNQVLDEIGVDINAELVKAPSSAVAAAPVAAPRVAQAETSGNEESGIDSDLQARLDNLRKM; this is encoded by the exons ATGAGTTTCCTCTTCGGAAACCGGAAAACCCCCGCAG AGCTACTGCGGGAGAACAAAAGAATGCTTGACAAATCTATCAGAgaaatagaaagagagagacagGGGCTCCAAACCCAGGAAAAGAAGCTTATTGTGGAGATCAAGAAAACGGCTAAGCAAGGCCAAATG GGAGCTGTAAAAGTAATGGCAAAGGACCTTATTCGGACAAGACATCAGATTACTAAGTTCTATGCACTCAAGTCTCAGCTCCAGGGTGTTTCTCTTAGAATTCAG ACACTAAAATCAACACAAGCCATGGGTGAGGCCATGAAAGGTGTTACCAAAGCTATGGGACAGATGAACAGGCAGATGAACCTACCAGCGTTGCAAAAGATAATGCAAGAGTTTGAGCGTCAGAATGAAAAGATGGAAATGGTCAGCGAAGTAATGGGAGATGCCATAGATGATGCTCTGGAAGGAgacgaggaagaggaagaaacagAAGAGTTAGTTAACCAGGTCCTCGATGAGATTGGCGTCGACATCAATGCAGAG CTTGTCAAGGCACCCTCATCCGCAGTGGCTGCTGCACCAGTGGCAGCTCCAAGGGTTGCCCAGGCTGAAACAAGTGGGAATGAAGAGAGCGGGATAGATAGCGATCTACAAGCAAGGTTAGACAATCTAAGGAAAATGTAA